A window of Daucus carota subsp. sativus chromosome 2, DH1 v3.0, whole genome shotgun sequence genomic DNA:
ACTATGTTCTGAATTTGctttatgtaaatattataaattttgtcttGAAGTTTTGGAGTTCCTGGTTTGGGGCATCTAATCCTTGCgtagtaaaaatcaaaagtgtGGCTAAATCTCAAGTCCCAAGAAGTGCATGTATACAGCCAATTAAAGAATAAGCACCCCTTGGAAGGGGGGAGAATAAAGTCTTGGCTAAATCTCAAGTGAATAAAGTCAACTGGTTGTGCTAACATAGATGGAGTTATTGCTATAATTTAGCatcaaaaagtgattttttgtgCTAAAATAGCACCATGTCTCCAATGGTTGGTTTCAAATCTTGTTTCACATTTAAACAACTTCCAAATACATCCcacttttgaatataaatatgacTAACTTTCAAAGACCCCGCACATTCAAAGTACTTTCTTAtacattttttcatcattttatacTTTAGCAATTATAGCTCCATCTATCTTTTGTTCTAAATATTGAACAAACTATagcattgttctattttagaaCAAGATATAGCACACCATTGGACTTTCCCTAAGAGATTCTACTGAAAACATGGAATATACCTCACTCACTTTTTGTACAAAAAGTTGTCTACTAGATATAGCACACCATTGGACTTTCTCTTGAAGTATGCATTACGTATATGCCAGTTGGACCTTGATTCTAAATTTTCCGACTAGCCTCCCAGTTTCTTTATCAAGTTCCTGGGAAGTTAACAAATATGTTTGGTTGTGGTGTAGGAATTTTCAGTGCCGGGGTGTCATATAAGCAAGTTTCTACATTATGTGGGAATTCCAAGTTCCTAGGAAGTTCCACTTTCCATATAGCGGTCAACCAAAAAATCTTACAATTTGCTAGGAAGTTTATATTTCTGGAGATTTACATGTTAACCAAACTACCCCTTATAAATCTTGTTATGGTTCATTAGGAAGATTACATTCTTACTGGGGAACGTTGAAGTTCTCATTTCGGAAAGATGTTGAGTATGCACACTCTTAATCCAGTtctgattaatattttagattttagtgGCCTTAACATAAACTCTGCCatgattttcattttaatatgtgAACCTTCAGTGAATTAGATTGCAGTAAGCTTTATTATCTTCTAATGTCTAGCTGCAGAACTTTTTACTGTACTGGCAAAAGGAACATTCCTACTCTACTTTCTCCTCTGTGTTAAATTAAGTTCTTTTAAATATCGCAAAGGATGAATCTGTCCTTAAGAAACATCTGTAAAAGTAATGCCTTCCGTTTTCAACAAACTACTAAgtctttctaaataaaattcatatgaaTGGGCATGCTCAATCTAGCTTTGTAGTGAGTTCTTCGTTTCCCTATTTGGCTATTTGTTAACAGGAAAGCTCCACGAACAGTAAAACAAGGAAGAAAACGGAAAAGGACTTGCAGGAGATCGGGTGACACAGTTTGGGGAGCATGGGGCATTCTTCCTGCTGAACTTCTGGTGTCAATTTTGGTGAAGTTAAGTATCGTGGACTACCTGTCATTTAGCGGTGTTTGTAAATCTTGGAGGTCTGCATCTATTGCTTTCCGCAAATACTGTATGGAGCGCCAGCAACCCCTAGTTGTTGTTCGACCAAAGTATTCGAAAAAGTCTTGTGTATTGTACAATATGTTCGATTTGAAAAGTTACAAAACAATGCTGCCAGATTTGCCTTGCAAGAAATTATTGGGTTTGTCATGTGGGTACCTGATTACAACTGACGGACACTTAGGCTTTTGGCTCGtaaatttaataacaaaacatGAGCTGCGTTTTCCTGTCCTTCCTGGACATATGGGTCGCATAACCTGCCTTGAATTTTCTGCTCTCCTATTTCAGTCCACTCGACTTTCAGAAACTTTCATGGTTCTTTTCTCTCGgacagaaaattatatattgttgtCCAAAAGTGGCGGCAGCAGTTGGCAGAGATATGTTTTATCCGACTCAGAAACCAGGATTGCAGATGTGAAGATTTTTGATGGCAAAATCTTTATTTTGACTTCAGATTTACGTTTTGGAGAATTTAATCCGAAGGCAGGTTCTGTTCCAAAATTCTCCAAAATCAACATCCCTTACCAGGTTTTATCTGATATGGATTTGAAGTTGGTGGTATCAGACAATAAGCTATACATGACTGTATTCAATTGTTGTCCTTATCCTACATTGGAAGGACATCTGTCATTATTCGAAATTGACCATGAGACAATGGATAGGGCAAAACAGATTCATGACTTGGGTGCAAAATCTTTATCTCTTAGTTGGTTCAGTTCTGCTGTCGTCGATTCAACTGGTTGGGGAGCAGGTAATTAATTGTGTCTGTGTTCTTCACTTAGGAGTTTTCAacacatgttctttctttaacCTGAATGGAAATCAGCTAGGAACAACTCCGGTTGTTTGGGATGGTCATTTAACACCTTGTTTTTGGTATTTTCCTAGTGAGATTTGGTCCATTAGTCGTGTCAGTGATGAGTTTGGCGCATGATCACTTCTAAATCTCATATCAGTTTTCCTCATTAAGTCTGTATTAATTTTCTTCATCTTACATTATGGAACTTTGTACTAGTTCCATTATGAAAACTTTTAAACATTGATGCTGTGATGTTTGCTTTAGAGGCACCAGaactcaaatgtcattttctgTATTTCTTATTGGCACCTTGTTTCTTCGTGTATAAGACAGATTCTTAGGAGAAAAATTCCCAATTTGAAGCTGCCGTTTCTGCAGTTTAATGTAGTTACTTATTTTTGTTAAGCAGATTTTAATTTATAGATGATTACTTTGTTTCTAAATTATTGTAGtgacaaataaataagttaattttTAAGGAGTAGCGGTTTCttgtttgaaaaaaatttctataattTCTGAATGAAGGTCCTCTAAGTCTATGTTAAGAATATTCCCACTATTACTGTTGACGAATCAGATGAGGACACATGTGCACAGCTAATTGAATTACGGACAGCTGTTATGGAATCATCCATCTCCTTCAGTCCATCACATATAACTAAATTAAGGATATGAGCTGAACACCTCATATGCAAAAAATCTCCATCACAAATGGCTGTTTTCCAAATCTGCAACCTTTTCTTAATGTGATTAACAGCCACACCATTAGAGGATGCATTGTCAAGAGTAATTGTAAATACCTTATCAATACCCCACTCTTTTAAACATGCTTCAATTGCCTTACCTATTGTCTCTCCCTTGTGATTACCAATTTGACAAAAATTCAGAATCCTCTTTTGCATTTTCCACTCATTATCAATAAAGTGTGATGTCAATACAAGATAGCACACATTTTGAATGGAAGTCCAAGTGTCACTTGTTAAAGAAACTCTTTGTGAATTTCTAACAAAATAATCCCTTAACTTTGCTTTCTCAGAATTATATAACTTCATTATATCCCTAGCAATTGTATGACGCGAAGGAATAATAAACCTAGGGCAAGCAACACTACAAAACAACCTAAACCCTTCTTGCTCAACAAATCTGAAGGACAACTCATCGATAACAATCATTTTAGCACAAGCAGCCCTACACTCAGATTGATTAAATCCCACAGCCACCAAATTGCTACCACTGCCACTTTCAGACCCAGATTTTGTAAAGCACAAAAGTTTCTGTTTTTTATCTTCAACTCTATATGGATATTTCGGACATTGATTCATTAAATGATACCTAATGGTACTAGTTCCATGTTTTCTAGTGCCACCAGCATAGTCTTTATCACAATAGTTACAAATAGCTCTTACATTTTTTGGATCAGATTCATCTTTCGTAAAATGGTCCCAGACATCACTTGCTTTTTTCGAAGATGGCGTTGCTTTCCGTTTTTGTGATGCAGGCGTCTTCTCAGTGGTTTCATCTTGTGTAGCTTGTGTTGCGTGTGATGAAGAAGTCACCGGAGTATTGACGGGCTCTAAGTTTTGCTCCATCTCCGTCTGAAACAAGAAATTATCGAATCAAAATCCAACAATTAAAAGAATTCGAAGTATGAGAGCAAATAATCTACCTTAATTAGCTCAACAAGCTTGATGTACGTGAGATTGTGAATCGTTGAATCTGAAGTAGTTATTGCAGATAAGATGTTAGCTATTTGGGATTTAGGGTTTTGTCATTTGTGCGGCTATCGGCTAGAATAAAAGAGATGACTAGATGAGTATGATTTTAAGTTTTACCTAATAGAACTTTGGGCTTCTGCCTTCTGGGCTACTGCATGCTGCTGGACTGCTAGACTAGGACTAATAATAGTTAAGTTTTAATGGGCTGAgagtaatattaattataatatatatataaatataaatataaatataaatataaatattatttttattatatatattaatattgcggtgcggtgcggtttgaaccgcattCAAGAAAACtaaaaccgcaacccgcaccgcaccgcgcggtttgtgaaaaatcCAAACAgtaaccgcaccacgaaaattaaaaaccgcgttttgtggtgcggttcgGTGCGGTGTGGGTGGTTTACGCGGTTTGGGCGGTTTTCTGCTCACCCCTAGTTAGAGGCAAAAGTTTGTTGGTAGAAAGTAGTGCTAGAATATATGTAGTGGCTAGCTTTCTTTTCAAGTCATTAGCTCATTTTCATATTCAGATCTGTTTTCTCTTTTTCTCTGCAATGTAAACATTCTCTCATGGCAtatctttaataaaatcaaGCTTGAGCTTCATCTTgtgacatggtatcagagcttctCCGTTCCTCTGGGCTCCTCTATCTACGGTaagttttctttctttgttctTTATTCTCTGTTCGTTACTCTTCTCTTTATTATGGCATCTACTGGTGCTTCATACTCTAGTGCTGCTTTGGGCTCTAATACTGCTCCTCCTATTTTGGATGTTAATCATCCTTACTATTTGCATCCCTCGGATAACCCTGGGTTGGTTATTACCACTGTTGTTTTGGATGAATCCAACTTTAGTCAATGGCATCGTTCCATGGAGATTGCCTTGTCCTCCAAGTTAAAATTGGGATTTGTTGATGGTTCTTATATTAAACCTGCTGTTAATTCTCCTTTGTCTATGCACTGGATTCGTTGTAATAACATGGTTACTTCATGGTTGTTGATTTCTGTGTCGATACCCATTAGACAGAGTATTGTTTATATGAAATCTGCTAAAGCTATCTGGGATGACCTTCAAGTTCGTTATGCCCAAACAAATGTCCCCAAGTTGATTAACCTTCGTAAAGAAATTTCACATCTAGATCAGGGCGCTATGACCATTTCTGCCTATTTCATAAAATTCCGCACTATTCATGATGAGTTAGAGTGTCTTCATTCTAACCCTAGGTGCACTTGCAATCACTGTACCTGCACTGTTAACTCTAGATTGGATGCCCAGGAGCAAACTATTCAGCTGACACAGTTTTTGATGGGTCTTAGTGACCAATTTACTGGTATTCGGGGTCAGATCTTACTCATGACTCCTCTCCCAACCATGAGTCAGTGTTATGCCATGCTCCTCCAGGAAGAGAGTCAGAGAGGTGTCACAAATGCTGTTGTGCCCTCTGCTGACAATTCTTCTGCTATGTCTGTGAAATACAAGCCTTCTCCTGGTAACAAGCCTTTTAAAAAGCCCACTGCTGAGTCTCCTATCTACTGTGAGTATTGCCATATGCAGGGTCATGTCAAGGATAAGTGTTTCTGCTTACATGGGTATCCTCCATGGCACAAACTACATGGCAAGCCAAAACCCAAGCCCAAGCACCTAGCTGCAAGTTCCTCTACTACAGCCCCTACTCACAACATCAATCAACCTGCATCTGCTCAGCCAGACCTGGGGGAAGTGTGTCTACCTGTGCTCCTGCTTTGCCCTTTTCAGAGGGTCAATATCAGCATCTGGTTCAGATGTTGTAGCAGTCTCTGCAACTCCCACAATCTCCAGCTACTACTTCATCATATTCAGCAGCTAACTGCACCCAATTTGCATGTACTGCCTTTCATTTTGCTAGTCCTTTATCTATTTCCTCTCATAAAATGCATGATTGGATCCTTGATACTGGTGCCACGGATCATGTGACACCCCGCTTGAATTTATTGCATAATGTTGTGGAATGTGAGTCTGTTTTACACCTCCCCAATGGGCAAACTGCTAGAGTAACCCATATGGGTTCTGTCACTATAAACTCTCATATTACTCTTCATCAAGTGCTCTGTGTTCCTTTGTTTCAATATAATCTTATGTTAATTTCcaaattgttgcttcactatCCTACTTCCTCAGTTCAGTTTCAATCTCATGTTTGTTATCTCCAGGCCCCTACCTTGATGAGGGACCTCGAGATTGGTAGGCTTGTAAATGGACTCTACATCTTGCAGTCAACTTCCTCTACTCCTCCTGCTGTGTCTTGTTCAGCTGCTCATTACTCCTCCACTTAGCCAAATTTGTGGCATGCTCGCTTTGGTCATGTACCACTTTCTATTTTAAAAACTGTCTCTATTGACTGTAAAGATACTAAGTTGCCTGTCTGTGACACTTGTCATATTTCTAAGCAAGTTCGTCTTTCATTTCATAATAGTCAGACTACTAGtgctgatatttttgatattgtgcATATGGACCTTTGGGGTCCATATCGTATTAAAACTCATAGTGGCTGTAATTACTTCTTGACATTGGTTGATGATAAGTCTCGTGCTTCATGGGTATTTTTGTTACCTGATAAATCTGTTGTGCATTTACATCTTACTGAGTTTGTGATGTATATTAAAACTCACTTCAAGAGAACCATCAAGGTATTTCGTTCCGATAACGGCACTGAATTTGTTAATCATCATGTACATTCTCTATGCTCTGCACATGGCATTGTTCACCAAACCTCATGTGCCTATTCCCCACAGCAAAATGGGATTGTAGAAAGGCGTCACAGACACCTATTAAATGTTGCAAGGTCTTTGAAATTTCATGCTAGTATCCCTCTGTCTCTATGGGGTGACTGTGTCTTAACATCTTGCTATTTAATTAATCGTACACCCACCCTTTTATTAAATGGGTTGTCTCCATATGAGGTTCTATTCAACAGCAAACCAGATTATTCTTTATTGCGTGTCTTTGGGTGTTTGTGTTATGCCACCATCCTTCCTCAAAGCACAGACAAATTTGCTCCTCGCAGCATTAAGGGAGTTTTTCTTGGTTACCCATATGGCAAAAAGGGTTATAAAGTGTTAAACCTCCAGACAAAGCAAGTCCAGATTTCCAGGGATGTGACCTTTATTGAAACCGAGTTTCCCTTTAAGCATGTACAGTACTCACAACAGCAACCATCCACTTTATTCCCTGATACATCAACCCTATATCTCTCAGACCCTATCACCTGTTACCCTACTCCTACCAATGAAAATAACCCAGACACCCAGCCTGAGACACATACAGATGACTCCTCTGCCACAACTGGCATTTCACCACCTACTTCACCTCCATCTATTCCTGTATCTAGACCAAAAAGAGTCAAACACCTACCTGCAAAGTGTGCTGATTTTACTGGATTACCTTCAACTGTTCTCAAACAAGTGCCTCACAGTATAAATCAGTGTCTTGCCTATGATAAATTTCAACCATCATACAGACACTTTCTTGCCAACATTGCTAAATTAGCAGAGCCTCATTCCTATACTCAGGAAGTCACCTCACCTGAGTGGTGCACTGCCATGAATGCTGAACTTGCAGCCATGGAAGCCAATCAAACCTGGAAAATAGTTCCATTACCTGCAGATAAACAGACTGTCGGGTGTAAATGGATCTATAGAGTCAAATATCTCCCAGATGGTCAAGTGGATCGATATAAAGCTCGTTTGGTAGCAAAAGGCTTTACACAAACTGAAGGAGTTGACTTCTTTGacacctttgccccagttgcaaaGATGACTACCTTTCGAGTAGTACTGGCATTAGCTGCTATATACAACTGGCCTCTCAAGCAACTATATGTCACAAATGCCTTCCTACATGGCATCCTTCATGAAGAAGTGTTTATGGACATCCCTCCTGGATATCAGATTCCTGCAGCAGTGCAACTTCAGTTCCCTAATTGCAAATTGGTGTGTCAACTTCTTCAAACCATCTATGGGTTACGTCAAGCTCCTAGGGAATGGTTCAGCATTCTATCTGATGCCCTTCTTGAGTTTGGGTTTACTCAAACTTTCAGTGACTCTAGTATGTTTGTGCTCAAAAAGAATGCAGACATTGTCATTTTACTTGTGTACGTAGATGATATGGTCCTAACAGGGAGCAATGCTCAGCTGATGTCTGATGTTACCCAGTTTTTAGCTACCAAGTTCAAGATCAAAGAACTTGGAGATCTCAAATACTTTCTTGGCATTGAGATTGCCAGGTCATATGATGGCATTTACTTAAATCAGAGAAAATACTGCTTGGATATTCTTCAAGATATTGGCTACTTGGCAGCTAAACCTTGTGTGGTTGTGATGGAACAAAACCACACTCTCACTGCCACATCATCCTCTCCTCCTCTTCAGAATATTTCCACTTATCGCCGCCTCATTGGACGTCTGATTTACCTCACTATCACACGCCCTGACCTGGCATATTCAGTTCATATTCTAGCTCAATTCATGCATCAACCTCAACAGGTGCATTGGCAAGCTGCTCTTCGACTAGTTCGATATCTGAAACATACTTGTGGTCAAGGAATCTTTCTCTCCAATGCGTCCACCTTTGATCTCAGGGTCTACACTGATGCTGATTGGGGCAGTTGCAAGCAGACCAGACAATCCATTACTGGATTTTGTGTGACATTGGGTCGCTCATTAATCTCTTGGAAATGCAAAAGACAACATACTGTATCTCGCTCCTCTGCCGAGGCAGAATATAAGGCCATGGCTGACTCATGCTGTGAAATTCTTGGCTCATTTCTCTCTGCAAAGAATTGCACACTCCTTCTCTTACTCCTGTGTCCATGTACTGTGACAATCAGTCTGCCCTTCACATTGCATCCAACACAGTGTTTCATGAACGCACAAAACATATCGAAATAGACTGACATCTTGTTCGACAGAAAATCAAGCAGGATCTTATTGTCACTCACCATCTGCCATCCAGTGAACAACCTGCTGATCTTTTTACCAAAGCCTTACCCTCTGCTCAACTTCAGTGCCTTCTCTCCAAGTTAGGAGTCTGTAATTTCTTCAAGCCTCCTAACTTGAGGGGGGATGTTAAGAATATTCCCACTATTACTGTTGACGAATCAGATGAGGACACATGTGCACAGCTGGCATGACAGTTAGAGGCAAAAGTTTGTTGGTAGAAAGTAGTGCTAGAATATATGTAGTGGCTAGCTTTCTTTTGAAGTCATCAGCTCATTTTCATATTCAGAtatgttttctctttttctcTGCAATGTAAACATTCTCTCATGGCAtatctttaataaaatcaaGCTTGAGCTTCATCTTGTGACAGTCTACCCTCCCAAACAAACTCCTCTTGCTCAAATGAGTTCTTTCTGGTCAAACTAATATTGTTCAAGCTCAATGAAAGTTAGTATGTGTGAAATTCGAATGAACTCAGAATCAACATAccctcgaataaaatgatagtCAATCTTCAAATGTTTAGTTCTTTCTTGGAAGATTTGCTTCTTTGCAATGTGGTGAGCTgaagtgttatcacaataaagaTCCCTTAAAAAACCTTAAGACAAAGCAACTCAGAAGTTGTATAGCTCATACTTATATACTCAGCTTCTGCACTACTTCTAGATTCTTTTTTTGCTTCTTAGTTTTCCAAGAGATTAATTAAGGAAGAACCCTGGAAAATAGCATACCAGACAAGGATTTTGCAGAAAATGAACAAGTTCCCTAGTCTACATCTGAATATGCAGTTAATTGCAGGGGAGTATTAGCTTTGTAAAACAGACCAACATTCAATGAAAATTTCAAGTTATTTTAAGACATGAAGAGCAGCATCATAATGTGGCTGAGCTGGTTCTTGGTGAAACTAATTAAGAAAGCTGTTGAACAACATATGAAATATCAAGCTTACTTGAGTTCAAATAAAGCAATTTCCCGATAAATCTTCTATACACTTCTGGGGCAGGCAATTTTGAAACATCCTTTGTACTTAGATGCAAGCCTTTTAATAATGGAAAAGCAGCTGGTGTACAATCAGCGAAGTAAGTATTAACTAATAAATTCAATACATACTTTCTCATCTAACTGAATTCCGGCCTTAGTTCTAAGAACCTCAATGCTAAGGAAATACTTCAAATCAGCCAGATTTATAATGGTAAATTTTTGACACAATAAGGATTTGATAGATTATTTAGTTAGTCTcgtgaaaatcaaaaatataaaattttaactttttttacaAGAAAATCTTTATTCAAGTAGATGGTAAAAATTCCACTCTGATACGCATTATTAAAATGAGTATCCATGTATATTCATTCTCAAAATGGGTGTCACCTATAaattaactttttaattattagaatgACCGATACGCATTCTCAGAATAAGTTACCACAATACACACTCTCAAAATAATAACCttcttaaaattttgtttttcattattcaaaatattttatcttatacAAAACCACACAACTaaccccacacacacacatatatattaccgTTTATTTAACACACAACACCACCACCTATATTATCAATTAtccctaaaaaaattataaacatcaaatattGATAAATCGATCACTCATTCTCAAAAAgataattgaataccatcggattttaaagtataatttaaaatcttaattgaataccgccagattttgtagcataatttgaaatcccaattgaatacctcaagattctaatgaatttcaaacaatcgaacaccctcggatttcataaaaaaaatatattttaaaataccaATCCAATACGCCTCACCGTTATTGGGGCCTTTTCTCCTTAGGTTGGTATTCAGATATTGAggatattttaacaatttaggAAATGCGGCGCCTTTTCTCCTGCTTTTAAGCATCCGCAACCAGGCTGCATCCCTACAGAGCCCCTTCCCTTGTTCAGTGTTACTATCTCTTttcttaagtttgttaacacaaGAAACCATTCGTGTAATCTTTTAATCAATGGATTGGGATGTTTTTGCGCTGGAAATTTCAGATGGGCATAGGTGCTATGTAAATCATTTAAGAGAAAGCCCAGACTTCTTATAATTTCGCTTTATC
This region includes:
- the LOC108207461 gene encoding uncharacterized protein LOC108207461 isoform X2, whose product is MVSELLRSSGLLYLRCTCNHCTCTVNSRLDAQEQTIQLTQFLMGLSDQFTGIRGQILLMTPLPTMSQCYAMLLQEESQRGVTNAVVPSADNSSAMSVKYKPSPGNKPFKKPTAESPIYCEYCHMQGHVKDKCFCLHGYPPWHKLHGKPKPKPKHLAASSSTTAPTHNINQPASAQPDLGEVCLPVLLLCPFQRVNISIWFRCCSSLCNSHNLQLLLHHIQQLTAPNLHAPTLMRDLEIGRLVNGLYILQSTSSTPPAVSCSAAHYSST
- the LOC108207461 gene encoding uncharacterized protein LOC108207461 isoform X1, coding for MASTGASYSSAALGSNTAPPILDVNHPYYLHPSDNPGLVITTVVLDESNFSQWHRSMEIALSSKLKLGFVDGSYIKPAVNSPLSMHWIRCNNMVTSWLLISVSIPIRQSIVYMKSAKAIWDDLQVRYAQTNVPKLINLRKEISHLDQGAMTISAYFIKFRTIHDELECLHSNPRCTCNHCTCTVNSRLDAQEQTIQLTQFLMGLSDQFTGIRGQILLMTPLPTMSQCYAMLLQEESQRGVTNAVVPSADNSSAMSVKYKPSPGNKPFKKPTAESPIYCEYCHMQGHVKDKCFCLHGYPPWHKLHGKPKPKPKHLAASSSTTAPTHNINQPASAQPDLGEVCLPVLLLCPFQRVNISIWFRCCSSLCNSHNLQLLLHHIQQLTAPNLHAPTLMRDLEIGRLVNGLYILQSTSSTPPAVSCSAAHYSST
- the LOC108207460 gene encoding uncharacterized protein LOC108207460; protein product: MEVVERPSLGGMEKAFCNNVLRWIVDFLAGRLIIDYFGKAPRTVKQGRKRKRTCRRSGDTVWGAWGILPAELLVSILVKLSIVDYLSFSGVCKSWRSASIAFRKYCMERQQPLVVVRPKYSKKSCVLYNMFDLKSYKTMLPDLPCKKLLGLSCGYLITTDGHLGFWLVNLITKHELRFPVLPGHMGRITCLEFSALLFQSTRLSETFMVLFSRTENYILLSKSGGSSWQRYVLSDSETRIADVKIFDGKIFILTSDLRFGEFNPKAGSVPKFSKINIPYQVLSDMDLKLVVSDNKLYMTVFNCCPYPTLEGHLSLFEIDHETMDRAKQIHDLGAKSLSLSWFSSAVVDSTGWGAGN